The Camelus ferus isolate YT-003-E chromosome 4, BCGSAC_Cfer_1.0, whole genome shotgun sequence genome has a segment encoding these proteins:
- the BAAT gene encoding bile acid-CoA:amino acid N-acyltransferase isoform X3 codes for MSQLTATPASALADEPVHIRATGLPPLQMVTLVASLKDEKGNLFQSRAFYRANEAGELDLKQTPALGGDYVGVHPMGPFWSLKPDKGFRRLLKRDVMNSPFWVTLQLYDSLYLQDSAPGEPRASQVVQRWFSSPGVQRVKIHEGRLRGALFLPPGKGPFLGLIDLFGGTGGLVDFRASLLAARGFAVLALAYFAYEDLPQKLQEVDLEYFEEGANLLLAHPKVQGPGIGVVSMSKGAEIGLAMACFLKQVVATVCINGSNAVFECPLRYRDLVIASIPSFPERMDVHPMGAARLRHYRGDPRDELNQQSVLPIEKAQGQILFIIGEDDECYNSKKYAEQALDQLRNHGKSNGRMLLYPKTGHLLEPPYGPLCSASVHPSYGLFRPILWGGEPAAHSAAQVHAWGEIQKFLRQHLVQSRSKF; via the exons ATGTCCCAGCTGACAGCCACCCCAGCAAGTGCCCTTGCAGACGAGCCTGTGCACATCCGAGCGACAGGCCTGCCTCCCTTGCAGATGGTGACCCTCGTGGCATCtctgaaggatgagaaggggAATCTGTTCCAGTCCAGAGCCTTCTACAGGGCTAATGAGGCTGGTGAGCTGGACCTGAAGCAGACGCCTGCCTTGGGAGGTGACTACGTGGGGGTCCATCCAATGGGCCCCTTCTGGTCTCTGAAGCCTGATAAGGGTTTTAGGAGGCTGCTCAAGCGCGATGTGATGAACAGCCCCTTTTGGGTCACTCTGCAGCTATATGACTCACTTTATCTCCAAGATTCAGCCCCGGGCGAGCCCAGGGCCAGCCAAGTGGTGCAGCGCTGGTTctccagccctggggtccagCGGGTGAAGATCCACGAAGGCCGATTGCGAGGagcccttttcctccctccag GGAAAGGCCCTTTCCTGGGACTCATTGACTTGTTTGGGGGCACCGGGGGTCTAGTGGATTTTCGGGCCAGTCTTTTGGCTGCCCGTGGCTTTGCAGTGCTGGCATTAGCATATTTTGCCTATGAAGACTTGCCTCAAAAGCTGCAGGAAGTGGACCTGGAATACTTTGAGGAAGGTGCCAACTTGCTACTAGCTCATCCCaag GTTCAAGGTCCCGGAATCGGAGTGGTCTCTATGAGCAAAGGTGCAGAGATTGGGCTGGCCATGGCCTGCTTCCTGAAGCAGGTGGTGGCCACTGTCTGCATCAACGGGTCCAATGCCGTCTTTGAATGTCCGCTCAGGTACCGGGATCTGGTGATAGCATCCATCCCCTCATTTCCAGAGCGCATGGATGTCCACCCCATGGGGGCTGCGCGCCTCCGCCACTACAGGGGGGACCCCCGGGATGAACTGAATCAGCAGAGTGTGCTTCCTATTGAAAAGGCGCAGGGTCAGATCCTCTTCATCATAGGGGAGGATGATGAATGCTATAACAGCAAAAAATACGCTGAGCAGGCCCTTGACCAGCTGCGGAACCACGGGAAAAGCAATGGAAGGATGCTGCTCTACCCCAAGACGGGCCACCTCTTAGAGCCGCCCTACGGGCCCCTGTGCTCTGCATCTGTGCACCCGAGCTATGGCCTCTTCCGCCCCATCCTCTGGGGCGGGGAGCCTGCTGCTCACTCAGCAGCCCAGGTGCACGCCTGGGGAGAGATCCAGAAGTTCCTCAGGCAACACCTCGTTCAGAGCAGAAGCAAATTCTGA